The Chitinophagales bacterium genome has a window encoding:
- a CDS encoding protein-L-isoaspartate(D-aspartate) O-methyltransferase — translation MHQSYQSRPKDDNYLHKGLRKQLLTTLREKGIKDEKVLAAIDAIPRHFFLDQAFERIAYEDRAFPISANQTISQPYTVAYQTELLQIKKFDKVLEIGTGSAYQACVLAELGAMVYSIERQKELYDFVAKFFFIKKYPNLKRFYGDGYEGLPSYAPFDKIIITAAAPYIPEKLLEQLKPGGRMVAPVGDDNGQKMLLILKDKDGNITQQEMGDFSFVPMLQGKNNK, via the coding sequence ATGCACCAGAGTTATCAGAGCAGGCCGAAAGATGACAATTATCTGCACAAGGGATTAAGAAAACAACTACTGACTACGCTCAGGGAGAAAGGGATAAAAGATGAGAAAGTGCTTGCTGCTATAGATGCTATTCCACGTCACTTCTTCCTCGACCAGGCTTTTGAACGTATAGCATATGAGGACCGGGCATTCCCTATCTCTGCAAATCAAACCATTTCTCAACCCTATACAGTAGCCTACCAGACAGAACTGTTGCAGATAAAAAAATTTGATAAGGTACTGGAGATCGGAACCGGCAGCGCTTACCAGGCTTGTGTACTCGCAGAACTGGGCGCCATGGTGTACAGCATAGAAAGACAGAAAGAACTATACGACTTCGTTGCTAAATTTTTCTTCATAAAGAAATACCCCAACCTGAAACGCTTTTATGGTGATGGCTACGAAGGCCTGCCCAGTTATGCACCTTTCGATAAAATAATTATTACGGCCGCTGCGCCTTACATCCCTGAAAAACTGCTGGAACAACTGAAACCGGGTGGCAGAATGGTAGCCCCGGTAGGTGACGACAATGGCCAGAAAATGCTGTTGATACTCAAAGATAAAGATGGCAACATCACACAGCAGGAAATGGGAGACTTCTCATTTGTCCCCATGTTGCAGGGTAAGAACAATAAGTAA